The Sedimentisphaera salicampi genome includes a region encoding these proteins:
- the atpD gene encoding F0F1 ATP synthase subunit beta: MSTNVMNTGKVTQVIGSTFDAEFDVNRIPGVYSALEVNFECNDTKHKLIGEVQQHLGGGKVRAIALGSTLGLKRGEEVIDTGKPVTVPVGEETLGRVFNLLGEPVDGLEPLKNAQQHSIHRKPPEFTDLSAKSEMFETGIKVVDLLCPFVKGGKTGLFGGAGVGKTVLIQELIARIATKHGGYSVFAGVGERTREGNDLWREMKETKIGSSDKSVLDQTCLVFGQMNEPPGARLRVALSAMTMAENLCELGGGDTLLFIDNIFRFSQAGSEVSALLGRIPSAVGYQPNLATEMGQLQERIASTSNGAITSVQAVYVPADDLTDPAPSTTFTHLDSSVVLKRAISEKGIYPAVDPLESSSRILDENIVGKEHYKTAQRVLEILQRYNDLQDIIAILGVDELSREDQQVVSRARRLERFFSQPFMVTVQFTGMEGKYVTAQETVESCKQICSGKWDHLPEQAFMYVGDVEDAAEKAKGM; the protein is encoded by the coding sequence ATGAGCACGAACGTTATGAATACAGGAAAAGTTACTCAGGTTATCGGAAGCACATTTGATGCTGAGTTTGATGTAAACCGCATCCCCGGGGTGTACAGCGCCCTTGAGGTGAATTTCGAATGCAATGACACAAAACACAAGCTGATAGGCGAAGTGCAGCAGCACCTCGGCGGCGGGAAAGTGCGTGCGATAGCCCTCGGCTCAACGCTAGGGCTCAAACGCGGCGAAGAGGTGATAGATACCGGCAAACCGGTTACTGTACCGGTGGGCGAAGAAACGCTAGGGAGGGTGTTTAATCTGCTCGGGGAGCCAGTGGACGGGTTAGAACCTTTAAAAAACGCCCAGCAGCATTCAATACACAGAAAGCCGCCGGAATTTACTGATCTCTCGGCCAAGAGCGAGATGTTCGAAACGGGGATTAAGGTGGTTGATCTGCTGTGCCCATTCGTTAAAGGCGGGAAAACCGGCCTTTTCGGCGGTGCAGGCGTTGGAAAAACCGTTCTCATACAGGAACTGATAGCCCGAATCGCCACAAAACACGGCGGATATTCGGTGTTCGCTGGTGTGGGCGAGAGGACCAGAGAGGGAAACGACCTCTGGCGTGAGATGAAGGAAACGAAGATCGGCAGCAGTGATAAGAGCGTACTTGATCAGACCTGCCTTGTATTCGGGCAGATGAATGAACCTCCCGGGGCGAGGCTGAGGGTGGCATTGAGCGCTATGACAATGGCAGAGAACCTATGCGAACTCGGCGGCGGGGATACTCTGCTTTTCATTGATAATATTTTCCGCTTCTCGCAGGCGGGTTCGGAGGTTTCGGCGCTGCTTGGGAGGATCCCCTCGGCGGTGGGCTATCAGCCGAACCTCGCCACGGAAATGGGACAGCTTCAGGAACGCATAGCCTCCACCTCAAACGGGGCTATCACATCCGTTCAGGCTGTTTATGTGCCTGCGGACGATCTGACAGACCCCGCCCCTTCCACCACATTCACCCACCTTGATTCATCAGTAGTGCTGAAAAGGGCGATTTCAGAGAAGGGAATTTACCCCGCTGTTGACCCGCTTGAGAGCTCTTCTCGAATTCTCGATGAGAATATAGTGGGCAAAGAGCATTACAAAACCGCTCAGAGGGTTCTTGAGATTCTTCAGAGATATAACGACCTGCAGGATATTATAGCAATCCTCGGTGTGGACGAGCTCAGCCGTGAGGATCAGCAGGTGGTTTCAAGAGCAAGAAGGCTCGAGAGATTCTTCTCCCAGCCGTTTATGGTTACAGTGCAGTTTACCGGCATGGAGGGTAAGTACGTTACCGCCCAGGAAACCGTGGAAAGCTGCAAACAGATATGCTCAGGCAAATGGGACCACCTCCCCGAGCAGGCATTTATGTATGTTGGTGATGTGGAAGATGCCGCAGAAAAGGCAAAGGGGATGTAA
- a CDS encoding LamG-like jellyroll fold domain-containing protein produces MKKYLFVLLMAMFAAGPAWADSVNGPGNLEWDDPLTWGSGTVPDIGTNIWYNVGDDNQTTIHVRDGVDAVCNHLYMSNGGNSNEEVIVYEGGTLTIDKYSWLGRWGDNAGNHTNHDLKIFGGEVTINNANGDTYGLRVPEPNKGGSWDNDLVIDGGSLEILNGGGIILGNDAQNLKESLDLDVSTLSVTNGYIDAEGAIYCEESNASIALNYGYVTSGGRFTFDDQGTNSPATVDVTYGLIQGSPVEFGGNGASTVNLNSGYIISEGELLTTNYGTSVANLNGGMLWSKGGIDLINSSQNTFNIGEGFMVIDALTESQKLILDSCITEGYISASDGVSDVYYVEYPETSAGAEDGFHAVSVVEPSFALPDTVEDGQTGVSIDGTLTWQTGRDIGAPSTDGSMITASYASANPDITNHTLYLSESFGKLAACEPNDASVGEVDTGIVQGTFPASTTSYSLDGVVERDKTYYWRVDETLSTGEVIPSKIYSFETEKSFPSFVEGEELEDVWVDAGTNVEFSVAVDSISPETYQWYKDGAELTGETSATLSLPAVSLADEAVYKCEVTNAAGTVSQEAMLTVKRQVLDLPFEGSLSELASGYDAFVNGNEGETGSAAYDTGKVGQAYDFQRVDTAGDPNNPQFVYNALELADSNDLNFYKYGYTINYWVKADSVVPYEQDVTGWWQTIFAKEWRFDGEGEGSGRFGLVNQINSFELYHQRRDTSAWTFADIDDLYDNWHMVTFVFDGDPYADDPEDPESEPVKHAYLYVNGELVSTDTEPADEYTETHPIPFVLGQEIHLNSNDEFDREYTSEFFGALDEFQAWNYPKSREEIAQMYVDIEGGNICTEQLEYDFDDDCKVGLSDLAVFAADWMRCNLVPLCE; encoded by the coding sequence ATGAAAAAGTATTTATTTGTACTACTCATGGCCATGTTTGCAGCTGGCCCGGCTTGGGCGGACAGTGTAAACGGCCCCGGAAATCTCGAGTGGGACGACCCTCTAACATGGGGCAGCGGCACAGTTCCGGATATCGGCACCAATATTTGGTACAATGTCGGCGATGATAACCAGACCACCATCCACGTTAGAGATGGCGTTGATGCGGTTTGTAATCACCTTTACATGTCTAACGGTGGAAACAGCAATGAAGAGGTTATCGTTTATGAAGGCGGCACCCTTACTATAGACAAGTATAGCTGGCTTGGTCGATGGGGCGACAATGCCGGCAACCACACCAACCACGACCTCAAGATCTTCGGAGGCGAGGTAACTATCAACAATGCGAACGGTGATACCTACGGTCTCCGTGTTCCCGAGCCGAACAAAGGCGGCAGCTGGGATAACGATTTAGTTATCGACGGCGGTTCACTCGAAATCCTCAACGGCGGCGGAATTATCCTCGGTAATGACGCTCAGAACCTCAAGGAGTCATTGGATCTTGATGTATCGACGTTGTCGGTAACCAACGGCTATATTGATGCAGAAGGTGCGATTTACTGCGAAGAGAGCAACGCCTCAATTGCATTGAATTACGGCTACGTCACATCAGGCGGCAGGTTCACATTTGACGATCAGGGCACAAATTCCCCTGCGACAGTCGATGTTACATACGGCCTTATTCAGGGCAGCCCTGTTGAATTCGGCGGAAACGGCGCTTCCACAGTAAACTTAAACAGCGGCTACATTATTTCCGAAGGCGAATTGCTCACTACAAACTATGGGACATCAGTTGCTAACTTGAATGGCGGTATGCTATGGTCTAAGGGCGGAATTGATCTTATTAATTCCAGCCAGAACACCTTCAATATCGGCGAAGGTTTTATGGTTATTGATGCTCTTACTGAGTCTCAGAAACTCATTCTTGACAGCTGCATTACAGAGGGCTACATCTCTGCATCAGACGGCGTGAGCGATGTTTACTATGTGGAGTATCCTGAAACATCAGCAGGCGCCGAAGACGGCTTCCATGCGGTTTCAGTTGTAGAGCCGAGCTTCGCCCTTCCCGATACAGTCGAAGACGGGCAGACAGGCGTTTCAATCGACGGCACGCTCACTTGGCAGACAGGACGCGATATCGGAGCACCCTCTACAGACGGCTCTATGATCACAGCTTCCTACGCTTCAGCAAACCCAGACATCACAAATCATACGCTCTACCTCTCAGAATCTTTCGGGAAGCTTGCAGCCTGCGAGCCGAACGATGCTTCTGTAGGCGAGGTTGATACTGGAATCGTGCAGGGAACTTTCCCCGCCTCTACAACAAGCTATTCGCTTGACGGCGTTGTCGAGAGAGACAAAACCTACTACTGGAGAGTTGATGAAACACTCAGCACAGGCGAGGTTATCCCGAGCAAGATCTACTCATTCGAAACAGAGAAGAGCTTCCCGTCTTTCGTTGAAGGCGAAGAGCTTGAAGACGTATGGGTTGACGCGGGAACAAATGTGGAGTTCAGCGTTGCCGTGGATTCTATATCCCCTGAGACATATCAGTGGTATAAAGACGGCGCAGAGCTTACAGGCGAAACCTCAGCAACTCTGTCTCTGCCGGCAGTTAGTTTGGCAGATGAAGCAGTTTACAAGTGCGAGGTTACAAACGCAGCGGGAACTGTTTCTCAGGAGGCAATGCTTACTGTGAAGCGTCAGGTTCTTGACCTCCCATTTGAGGGAAGCCTTTCAGAGCTTGCAAGCGGATACGATGCATTCGTAAACGGCAATGAAGGCGAAACAGGAAGCGCAGCTTACGATACTGGTAAAGTTGGTCAGGCATACGACTTCCAGAGAGTTGACACGGCCGGCGACCCGAACAATCCGCAGTTTGTTTACAACGCCCTCGAGCTTGCAGACAGCAACGACCTGAACTTCTACAAATACGGCTATACCATTAACTACTGGGTTAAGGCTGATTCTGTTGTGCCGTATGAGCAGGATGTAACCGGCTGGTGGCAGACAATTTTTGCCAAAGAATGGAGATTCGACGGCGAAGGCGAAGGTTCAGGAAGATTCGGTCTTGTTAATCAAATCAATAGTTTCGAGTTATACCATCAGAGGAGAGATACTTCAGCATGGACTTTTGCAGACATTGATGATCTCTACGATAACTGGCATATGGTAACCTTTGTGTTTGACGGCGATCCCTACGCAGACGATCCTGAGGATCCTGAAAGCGAACCGGTGAAACACGCGTACCTATATGTTAACGGAGAGCTGGTCAGCACAGATACTGAGCCGGCTGATGAATACACCGAGACCCATCCAATTCCGTTTGTGCTTGGGCAGGAGATACACCTGAATTCCAATGATGAATTCGACAGAGAATACACGAGCGAGTTCTTCGGTGCCCTCGATGAATTCCAGGCTTGGAACTATCCGAAGAGCAGGGAAGAGATAGCCCAGATGTATGTGGATATCGAAGGCGGAAATATCTGTACAGAGCAGCTCGAATACGACTTCGACGACGACTGCAAAGTCGGTCTGAGCGATCTGGCTGTATTTGCTGCGGACTGGATGAGATGTAACCTCGTACCGCTGTGCGAATAA
- a CDS encoding F0F1 ATP synthase subunit epsilon, producing MASLSRFKCVLQTRKRTLLECMANSVVVPGVEGQMGIMRGHCPMLCEIGLGIMTAKGLSDFDYNPLEDRHFLLDGGFVRIADNNVAVIAYDVTGFDEIPMEKVDEMVEKAKNLLEGDKFTQQIRSHEIKKAEMILRLAELAKYSSDGSNSARQPNSQ from the coding sequence ATGGCGTCTCTCTCGAGATTCAAATGCGTTCTGCAAACGAGAAAAAGAACCCTGCTGGAATGTATGGCTAACTCTGTCGTTGTGCCGGGTGTTGAAGGACAGATGGGTATAATGCGTGGGCATTGCCCGATGCTCTGCGAGATAGGCCTTGGAATAATGACTGCCAAAGGGCTCTCGGATTTCGATTATAACCCGCTGGAAGACAGGCACTTCCTGCTTGACGGCGGATTCGTTCGCATTGCAGATAATAACGTGGCTGTAATAGCTTACGATGTAACAGGATTCGATGAGATCCCGATGGAGAAGGTGGATGAGATGGTTGAGAAGGCGAAAAATCTGCTTGAGGGTGATAAGTTTACCCAGCAGATAAGAAGCCATGAAATCAAAAAAGCCGAGATGATCCTCCGCCTTGCAGAGCTTGCAAAATACAGCTCCGACGGCTCAAATTCTGCACGTCAGCCCAATTCTCAATAA
- a CDS encoding PEP-CTERM sorting domain-containing protein: MNVNLKLVLVAVLLASVCGFAANIEIWSDDMSSLDDWTVSSPDNVGLIDGNTKVQLNSWWGANGNTGYLSRGTGELIQDETEYVAIFLVDSFSDGKDITISVTDVDNGGADIATAAATLNGNGAEYTLDFSTVGTENDAVVGNEMGVYVNGGWWKNFAVDNIKIEEVPEPASMIMLGAGGIGLLARRRKS; this comes from the coding sequence ATGAATGTAAATTTAAAATTGGTTTTGGTTGCCGTTTTGCTTGCCTCGGTGTGCGGCTTTGCGGCAAACATTGAGATCTGGTCTGACGATATGTCGAGCTTGGACGACTGGACAGTAAGCAGCCCCGATAATGTCGGCCTGATTGATGGCAATACCAAAGTTCAGTTGAACAGCTGGTGGGGTGCTAACGGGAATACTGGTTATTTATCCCGCGGTACCGGCGAATTAATACAAGATGAGACTGAATATGTGGCCATCTTCCTTGTTGATTCGTTCAGTGATGGTAAAGACATAACTATTTCAGTTACTGATGTGGATAACGGCGGCGCAGATATCGCCACAGCTGCTGCAACCCTTAATGGGAATGGGGCAGAGTATACTTTGGATTTTTCCACCGTTGGGACTGAAAACGATGCTGTCGTTGGCAATGAGATGGGAGTTTATGTCAATGGCGGCTGGTGGAAAAACTTTGCTGTTGACAACATCAAGATTGAAGAAGTTCCTGAGCCGGCCAGTATGATTATGCTTGGTGCAGGCGGTATTGGATTGCTTGCAAGAAGAAGAAAATCTTAA
- a CDS encoding LamG-like jellyroll fold domain-containing protein yields the protein MKKYALMILALGFVAAGAFALGWTGDNTDENREALWNDPNNWGGTLPTINSNLWITNNAPVNIIIEDGVDAVGQRIMLGNGGGDWVATVESGASLTIKEHGWAGKWWNEQHNGLRVNGGDVNFMGTNPLDGYVFQVNPHGNSSGNFLEINGGYSFFNGSVRSAAWGNSTTLFTMTGGELEVNGDFYGQSGVMTTDISGGHMDVQGSFWIKQWDGDGRTGVANFTGGLTEAYDFQLAPNDANVDAVVDGAYLLGSDTFKVTSGGDCTLDLLSGVIDASIFRYDEAGESSTFTTSLGEGIIYADRFGYDSEEYPSYDAELTDDYTDVVGDIVDGDISAGAAGDDVYFAYYPESAEGRSDDFYVLSGKEPAVAQAVSPYDEQKYVSTAMTTVQWSNAPAVSPVGAGGEAVTVDTSSQSANVISYEVYLGTDKMAVATDSGSGSSTYQNNVMGSTSLDISSVTLEDNTVYFWRVDSVMSDASVVKGRLNKFVTGTEPAGELAYHWKFDGSTTDEIESVTAAPFGGGAPQFVDGFDGQAYKFEPDFSDPENPLYNFLTVGGTSDDNLFRFGYTVTAWVNKLPGNWSAIFQKQDRVEGEPWKGWVCSLNGSDVPVTAVRDYGEITAETAVNDGEWHFVAWSYDAVKNQIAVYVDGQIENKAQVSDSYADPSESNFFIGAAINDGEPASLFTGKLDDLKIYHNALDVVEVAQVYTEAKPGETICLGPVGPMDFNEDCQVNLEDYAMMAMDWQLCNLIPVEDCE from the coding sequence ATGAAAAAATATGCATTAATGATACTTGCCTTAGGGTTTGTTGCTGCCGGAGCGTTTGCTCTTGGCTGGACAGGCGATAATACCGATGAGAACCGCGAGGCTCTATGGAACGACCCCAACAACTGGGGCGGCACTTTGCCGACAATCAATAGCAATCTTTGGATTACCAATAATGCCCCTGTTAACATCATTATTGAGGACGGCGTGGATGCTGTTGGGCAAAGAATTATGCTCGGTAACGGCGGCGGCGACTGGGTTGCTACTGTTGAGAGCGGGGCATCTCTTACCATTAAAGAGCACGGCTGGGCCGGCAAATGGTGGAATGAACAGCACAATGGTCTCAGAGTAAACGGCGGCGATGTGAACTTTATGGGCACAAATCCGTTGGATGGCTATGTCTTTCAAGTAAACCCGCATGGAAACAGCTCTGGAAATTTCCTCGAGATTAACGGTGGGTATTCATTCTTCAACGGCAGCGTAAGGTCTGCTGCTTGGGGGAATTCCACTACTTTGTTTACAATGACCGGCGGAGAGCTGGAAGTGAATGGGGATTTCTATGGTCAGTCCGGCGTTATGACAACCGATATCAGCGGCGGACATATGGATGTTCAGGGCTCGTTCTGGATAAAACAATGGGATGGCGACGGCAGGACAGGCGTTGCTAATTTTACAGGCGGGCTAACCGAGGCATACGACTTTCAGCTTGCCCCTAACGACGCAAATGTAGATGCTGTTGTTGACGGAGCCTATCTTCTCGGGTCCGATACTTTTAAGGTTACAAGCGGCGGCGACTGCACTCTTGATCTTCTGAGCGGCGTTATAGATGCGAGCATCTTCAGGTATGATGAGGCAGGCGAGAGCAGCACCTTCACCACCTCGCTTGGCGAAGGGATTATCTATGCAGACCGCTTCGGCTACGACAGCGAAGAATATCCAAGCTACGATGCTGAGCTTACAGACGACTACACTGATGTAGTTGGCGATATCGTTGACGGCGACATCTCAGCAGGGGCCGCTGGAGATGATGTTTACTTTGCATACTACCCCGAAAGCGCAGAAGGCAGGAGCGACGATTTCTACGTACTCAGCGGCAAAGAGCCGGCAGTTGCTCAGGCTGTTTCGCCTTACGACGAACAGAAATATGTAAGCACTGCTATGACCACGGTTCAGTGGTCTAACGCTCCGGCAGTATCGCCGGTTGGCGCAGGCGGTGAGGCAGTTACTGTTGACACCTCTTCTCAGAGCGCAAACGTTATCAGCTATGAGGTTTACCTCGGAACTGACAAGATGGCGGTTGCAACAGACAGCGGATCAGGCTCATCTACCTATCAGAACAACGTTATGGGCTCTACAAGCCTTGACATCAGCTCTGTTACCCTCGAAGATAATACTGTTTACTTCTGGAGAGTGGACAGCGTTATGTCAGATGCCTCTGTGGTTAAAGGCAGGCTCAACAAATTCGTTACAGGCACCGAGCCTGCAGGCGAGCTGGCCTACCACTGGAAGTTTGACGGCTCTACAACAGATGAGATTGAAAGCGTTACAGCAGCCCCGTTCGGCGGCGGCGCTCCTCAGTTTGTTGACGGCTTCGACGGACAGGCATATAAGTTCGAGCCGGACTTCTCTGACCCTGAGAACCCGCTGTACAACTTCCTTACTGTTGGCGGAACTTCAGATGATAATCTGTTCAGATTCGGCTACACAGTTACCGCTTGGGTTAATAAGCTCCCGGGCAACTGGAGCGCGATTTTCCAGAAGCAGGATAGAGTTGAAGGCGAGCCTTGGAAGGGCTGGGTATGCTCTTTGAACGGTTCAGATGTGCCGGTAACAGCAGTCAGAGATTACGGCGAGATTACAGCTGAAACCGCTGTGAACGACGGCGAATGGCACTTTGTTGCATGGTCGTACGATGCTGTTAAGAATCAGATTGCTGTTTATGTTGACGGCCAGATTGAGAATAAGGCTCAGGTGAGCGACAGCTATGCCGACCCTTCAGAGTCTAACTTCTTCATAGGTGCTGCAATCAATGATGGCGAACCTGCATCTCTGTTTACCGGTAAGCTTGATGATCTCAAGATCTACCACAACGCCTTAGACGTTGTGGAAGTAGCTCAGGTGTACACTGAGGCCAAGCCGGGCGAGACAATCTGCCTCGGTCCTGTTGGCCCGATGGACTTCAACGAGGACTGTCAGGTGAATCTGGAAGACTACGCCATGATGGCTATGGATTGGCAGCTCTGCAACCTTATACCGGTTGAAGACTGCGAATAA
- a CDS encoding PEP-CTERM sorting domain-containing protein → MRNKFITVVILASLVCMPAFAQIELRVDLGNSSADPSEAGWNTLSLAQLEAGAGLIDFNTELNTGVSVSADDFDYKQAGGWNDSTIDWVDQAAAEDFVYSISSSSQIDFDGLDSEKVYQVEVLSSWVSQYSVAGITVQGEYADDNYNSGATQQELESWSSKQAYDNSDWLVWEAVSPEQNGQISAAFTVDSGAGAFYSNANAVRITEIPEPASMIMLGAGGIGLLARRRKTHN, encoded by the coding sequence ATGAGAAACAAATTTATTACAGTTGTTATACTGGCCTCGCTTGTTTGTATGCCGGCATTTGCTCAGATTGAGCTCAGGGTTGATTTAGGCAACAGCTCAGCAGATCCGTCCGAAGCGGGCTGGAACACTCTAAGCCTCGCACAGCTTGAGGCCGGAGCAGGGCTTATAGATTTCAACACAGAGCTCAACACAGGAGTTTCTGTTTCAGCAGACGACTTCGATTATAAGCAGGCCGGCGGCTGGAACGACAGCACCATTGACTGGGTTGATCAGGCGGCAGCAGAGGATTTTGTGTATTCAATAAGCAGCTCCTCACAGATAGATTTCGACGGGCTCGACAGCGAGAAGGTGTATCAGGTGGAAGTGCTTTCATCATGGGTGTCTCAGTATTCTGTTGCCGGTATAACCGTGCAGGGAGAATACGCGGACGACAACTACAACTCCGGCGCAACACAGCAGGAGCTGGAAAGCTGGAGCTCCAAACAGGCCTACGATAATTCTGACTGGCTTGTATGGGAGGCTGTTTCACCGGAGCAGAACGGCCAAATTTCTGCTGCGTTTACGGTGGATTCCGGAGCAGGGGCGTTCTATTCTAATGCCAATGCTGTTAGGATTACTGAGATCCCTGAGCCGGCAAGTATGATTATGCTTGGTGCAGGCGGTATTGGCTTGCTTGCAAGAAGGAGAAAAACACATAATTAA